The Streptomyces sp. NBC_01255 genome window below encodes:
- a CDS encoding GNAT family N-acetyltransferase: protein MTFALSVYRTTTTDPLARPLLDELAYEYTTRYGSAHDLSLYPASEFAPPDGAFLLLMEQGRPVAGGAYRRYDEHTAELKRIWTHSAHRRRGLARRVLTVLEREAAARGYTRIHLTTGARQPEARGLYLATGYRPLFDVSADLESLGPLPFEKLLENPKP, encoded by the coding sequence ATGACCTTCGCGTTGTCCGTGTACCGGACCACGACCACCGACCCCCTGGCACGCCCGCTCCTCGACGAGCTGGCGTACGAGTACACGACCCGGTACGGCTCCGCGCACGATCTGAGCCTCTACCCGGCCTCCGAGTTCGCCCCTCCCGACGGCGCCTTCCTGCTCCTCATGGAGCAGGGCCGGCCCGTGGCCGGAGGCGCGTACCGCCGCTACGACGAACACACCGCCGAGCTGAAGCGGATCTGGACCCACTCGGCACACCGCAGGCGCGGGCTCGCCCGCCGCGTCCTCACCGTGCTCGAACGCGAGGCCGCCGCCCGCGGCTACACCCGCATCCATCTGACGACCGGGGCGCGCCAGCCGGAGGCCAGGGGTCTCTACCTGGCGACCGGCTACCGGCCGCTCTTCGACGTGTCCGCCGACCTTGAGTCGCTCGGCCCCCTGCCGTTCGAGAAGCTCCTGGAGAACCCGAAACCATGA
- a CDS encoding ABC transporter substrate-binding protein: protein MSTRTSSGTTRTTSGTTRTTSGTTRTALGFALITAAALTLTACAGGEPTTAPAGASGAPGAAKGALPSEDVVSAVKKNEAAAKLLPADVRQRGSFTVAASVGTPPSSAYLPDGRTVVGVDADFTGAVAKALGLEVKREAVGFEAILPALGSGKYDVGTGNFGVTEERRKTIDFVTYVNDGQGFATRSDSPLKAVTDLTQLCGLKVATGAGTTFERTLEQNKGRCAEAGKQPYEVNVFNETGAVWMALQQGRSDVVMSTINGVRYAVTQQKNVKFLNEYRRLDVGFAFKKGTPLAPAFQAAVNGLKADGTYDRILKKWGVTESGIERSQITPPEIPAPTK, encoded by the coding sequence ATGAGTACGCGTACGAGTTCCGGCACCACGCGCACCACGTCCGGCACCACCCGCACGACTTCCGGCACCACCCGCACGGCCCTCGGCTTCGCGCTGATCACCGCCGCCGCGCTCACGCTCACCGCCTGCGCAGGGGGCGAGCCCACGACCGCTCCGGCCGGGGCCTCCGGAGCACCGGGCGCCGCGAAGGGCGCGCTCCCGAGCGAGGACGTGGTGTCGGCGGTGAAGAAGAACGAGGCCGCGGCGAAGCTGCTCCCCGCCGACGTCCGGCAGCGCGGCAGCTTCACGGTCGCCGCCTCGGTCGGGACCCCGCCCAGCTCGGCCTACCTGCCCGACGGCAGGACCGTGGTCGGGGTGGACGCCGACTTCACGGGCGCCGTGGCGAAGGCCCTCGGCCTGGAGGTGAAGCGCGAGGCCGTCGGCTTCGAGGCGATCCTGCCGGCGCTCGGCAGCGGCAAGTACGACGTCGGCACCGGGAACTTCGGGGTGACCGAGGAGCGCCGCAAGACCATCGACTTCGTCACGTACGTCAACGACGGCCAGGGCTTCGCCACGCGGTCCGACAGCCCGCTGAAGGCGGTCACCGACCTCACGCAGCTGTGCGGCCTGAAGGTCGCGACGGGCGCCGGCACCACCTTCGAACGGACCCTGGAGCAGAACAAGGGCCGGTGCGCGGAGGCCGGGAAGCAGCCGTACGAGGTGAACGTCTTCAACGAGACGGGAGCGGTCTGGATGGCGCTCCAGCAGGGCCGCAGCGATGTCGTGATGAGCACGATCAACGGCGTGCGGTACGCGGTGACGCAGCAGAAGAACGTGAAGTTCCTCAACGAGTACCGGCGGCTCGACGTCGGCTTCGCCTTCAAGAAGGGCACCCCGCTCGCCCCCGCGTTCCAGGCGGCGGTGAACGGCCTGAAGGCCGACGGGACGTACGACCGGATCCTGAAGAAGTGGGGGGTGACGGAGTCGGGCATCGAGCGGTCGCAGATCACCCCGCCGGAGATCCCGGCGCCGACGAAGTAG
- a CDS encoding cell division protein SepF: protein MGSVRKASAWLGLVEDNDERYYDDEYADGAENGDAWVTDPRVRVATDTAQDQGRRIATVSPDGFRDARGIGELFRDGVPVIVNLTGMEPHDAKRVVDFAAGLAFGLRGSIERVATRVFLLTPADTQIIGGETRRRPQDGFFNQS from the coding sequence ATGGGATCGGTGCGCAAGGCAAGTGCCTGGCTGGGACTCGTCGAGGACAACGACGAGCGTTACTACGACGACGAGTACGCCGACGGTGCCGAGAACGGCGACGCCTGGGTGACGGACCCCCGTGTCCGGGTGGCCACGGACACCGCCCAGGATCAGGGCCGCCGGATCGCCACCGTCTCCCCCGACGGCTTCCGGGACGCCCGGGGCATCGGAGAGCTCTTCCGGGACGGTGTTCCGGTGATCGTGAACCTGACCGGGATGGAGCCGCACGACGCCAAGCGCGTGGTCGACTTCGCCGCCGGTCTCGCCTTCGGCCTGCGCGGCTCGATCGAGCGCGTGGCGACGCGGGTCTTCCTGCTCACCCCCGCCGACACCCAGATCATCGGCGGCGAGACCCGCCGGCGTCCGCAGGACGGTTTCTTCAACCAGAGCTGA
- a CDS encoding FAD/NAD(P)-binding protein, with amino-acid sequence MSPRPSLAIVGAGPRGTGFLERLAASLPELYGDDPLDLHLVDPHPPGPGRIWRTAQSPLLWMNSQAEDVTMFTDETVRLDGPVRPGPTLADWAALDGRTFPTRPQQGAYLRWVYERTLAALPASVTVHEHRTTALRIGGPRDGRQRVWLEAGAEPLLADVVVLTVGHLDAEPDPEQRALADFAARHRLVHLPPDFTADADLSALPAGEPVLVRGFGLAFVDLMVLLTEGRGGRYEGEGDDLVYVPSGREPALHVGSRRGVPYHSKIGYVLDGERPPLPRFFGTEQTDALLDRAGPLDFRRDVWPLVDKELGWAHYHRLFSTHPERTSLAWSAFERAYAEAPPRGAEVAALVAAAVPDPADRFDPDVLDHPLDGVRFGSAEELQRGLRDYVTDDLTRRHDPAHSPDAAVFAALLSVYAQLLRLGDRIDTGSWWHGFFSYLASGPPGPRLRQLLALSRAGVVRFLGPQVTVEADEERGVFRAASTAVPGEWTEARALVEARLPDPTLELTGSPLLRALYEDGARATASGLLVVDPADARILERDGRPHPRRFALGPHTTARAGGAFTRPRTGGIAFGQNDVAARAALTFLREQSEQSDRSDGSDRSDGSDRGDRTCRLPAPLSA; translated from the coding sequence ATGAGCCCCCGTCCGTCCCTCGCCATCGTGGGCGCCGGGCCGCGGGGGACCGGATTCCTCGAACGGCTCGCCGCCAGCCTGCCCGAGCTGTACGGCGACGACCCCCTCGACCTCCACCTCGTCGACCCGCACCCGCCGGGCCCGGGCCGGATCTGGCGCACCGCACAGTCCCCGCTGCTCTGGATGAACTCCCAGGCCGAGGACGTCACCATGTTCACCGACGAGACCGTGCGGCTCGACGGGCCCGTCCGGCCGGGACCCACCCTCGCCGACTGGGCGGCCCTCGACGGCCGCACCTTCCCCACCCGCCCGCAGCAGGGCGCCTACCTGCGCTGGGTGTACGAGCGGACCCTCGCCGCCCTGCCCGCCTCCGTCACCGTCCACGAGCACCGCACCACCGCGCTGCGGATCGGCGGCCCCCGCGACGGACGCCAGCGGGTCTGGCTGGAGGCCGGCGCCGAGCCCCTCCTCGCCGACGTCGTCGTCCTCACCGTCGGCCACCTCGACGCCGAACCCGACCCGGAGCAGCGGGCGCTCGCCGACTTCGCCGCCCGCCACCGGCTCGTCCACCTCCCGCCCGACTTCACCGCGGACGCCGACCTCTCCGCGCTGCCCGCCGGCGAGCCCGTCCTCGTACGCGGCTTCGGCCTCGCCTTCGTCGACCTGATGGTGCTCCTCACCGAGGGCCGCGGCGGACGGTACGAGGGCGAGGGCGACGACCTCGTCTACGTACCCTCCGGCCGGGAGCCCGCGCTGCACGTCGGATCGCGGCGAGGCGTCCCGTACCACTCGAAGATCGGATACGTCCTCGACGGCGAACGGCCCCCGCTGCCCCGGTTCTTCGGGACCGAGCAGACCGACGCCCTCCTCGACCGGGCCGGGCCGCTCGACTTCCGGCGCGACGTGTGGCCGCTCGTCGACAAGGAGCTCGGCTGGGCCCACTACCACCGGCTCTTCTCCACCCACCCCGAGCGGACCTCCCTCGCCTGGAGCGCCTTCGAGCGGGCCTACGCGGAGGCGCCGCCGCGCGGGGCGGAGGTCGCCGCGCTCGTCGCCGCGGCCGTCCCCGACCCCGCCGACCGCTTCGACCCGGACGTCCTCGACCACCCCCTCGACGGGGTCCGCTTCGGCTCCGCCGAGGAGCTCCAGCGCGGCCTGCGCGACTACGTCACCGACGATCTGACCCGCCGCCACGACCCCGCCCACAGCCCCGACGCCGCCGTCTTCGCCGCGCTGCTCTCCGTCTACGCGCAGCTCCTCAGGCTCGGCGACCGGATCGACACCGGCAGCTGGTGGCACGGCTTCTTCAGCTACCTCGCCTCCGGCCCGCCCGGACCCCGGCTGCGGCAGCTCCTCGCGCTCTCCCGCGCCGGTGTGGTCCGCTTCCTCGGACCCCAGGTCACCGTCGAGGCCGACGAGGAGCGCGGGGTCTTCCGGGCCGCGTCCACCGCCGTCCCGGGGGAGTGGACCGAGGCGCGCGCCCTCGTCGAGGCCCGGCTGCCCGACCCCACCCTGGAACTCACCGGCAGCCCGCTGCTGCGCGCCCTGTACGAGGACGGGGCGCGGGCCACCGCCAGCGGGCTCCTCGTCGTCGACCCCGCCGACGCCCGGATCCTGGAGCGCGACGGTCGCCCGCACCCGCGCCGCTTCGCGCTCGGCCCGCACACCACCGCCCGGGCCGGCGGGGCCTTCACCCGGCCCCGTACCGGCGGGATCGCCTTCGGGCAGAACGACGTCGCCGCCCGGGCCGCACTGACCTTCCTGCGCGAGCAGAGCGAGCAGAGCGACCGGAGCGACGGGAGTGACCGGAGCGATGGCAGTGACCGCGGCGACCGGACCTGTCGTCTTCCGGCTCCGCTGAGCGCCTGA
- a CDS encoding amino acid ABC transporter permease: protein MSLTSDPPSTAPLTKDPTVTPVPSASADLVVVPVRHPWRWVAVAATAVLLVQFAHGLVTNPGWEWDVFAAFFTTETILQAVWVTLQLTFYGTALGFAIGIVLAFMRLSANPFLRSVAFAYIWAFRSIPLIVQLLFWFNLAYLYKELSIGIPFGPSFLSFDTMGLVGEMSAAVLGLALHQAAYAAEIVRGGVLAVDEGQSEAAASLGIPKLRQLRRIVLPQAMRSILPNAANEIISLFKGTSIVSVMAIGELFYQVQVVYGRNGRVVPLLMVATAWYVLLTTALSVVQHYVERHYAKGSAR from the coding sequence ATGTCTCTCACCAGCGATCCGCCCTCCACCGCCCCCCTCACGAAAGACCCGACCGTCACCCCCGTCCCCTCCGCCTCCGCCGACCTCGTGGTCGTCCCCGTGCGCCACCCCTGGCGCTGGGTGGCCGTCGCCGCCACCGCCGTCCTGCTCGTGCAGTTCGCCCACGGGCTCGTCACCAACCCCGGCTGGGAGTGGGACGTCTTCGCCGCGTTCTTCACCACCGAGACGATCCTCCAGGCCGTCTGGGTCACCCTCCAGCTCACCTTCTACGGCACGGCCCTCGGCTTCGCGATCGGCATCGTGCTGGCCTTCATGCGGCTCTCGGCCAACCCGTTCCTGCGGTCGGTCGCCTTTGCCTACATCTGGGCCTTCCGCTCCATCCCGCTCATCGTCCAGCTGCTCTTCTGGTTCAACCTCGCCTATCTCTACAAGGAGTTGAGCATCGGCATCCCCTTCGGGCCGAGCTTCCTCTCCTTCGACACGATGGGCCTCGTCGGCGAGATGAGCGCCGCCGTCCTCGGGCTCGCCCTCCACCAGGCGGCCTACGCGGCGGAGATCGTCCGGGGCGGCGTACTCGCCGTGGACGAGGGCCAGTCGGAGGCGGCGGCCTCCCTCGGCATCCCGAAGCTCCGGCAGCTGCGGCGGATCGTGCTGCCGCAGGCGATGCGCTCGATCCTGCCCAACGCCGCCAACGAGATCATCTCGCTCTTCAAGGGCACCTCGATCGTCTCCGTCATGGCGATCGGCGAACTCTTCTACCAGGTGCAGGTCGTCTACGGCCGTAACGGACGGGTCGTCCCGCTCCTGATGGTCGCCACCGCCTGGTACGTCCTGCTCACCACCGCGCTCTCCGTCGTCCAGCACTACGTCGAACGCCACTACGCGAAGGGGAGCGCCCGATGA
- a CDS encoding DUF5685 family protein, with protein sequence MFGIVRPCTHRLTDGLKVEWMAHLCGLCLALRADHGQFARVVTNYDGLIVSVLTEAQTGAVASGRRTAGPCPLRGMRTAPVAQGEGARLAAAVSLVLASAKVRDHVADRDGLLARKPVAAAARRVARSWDRAGARTGRALGFDTAVLVDAVDRQTGLESLAGLGTPLLAVTEPTETATAAAFAHTAVLAGRPDNAAPLAEAGRLFGRLAHLLDAVEDQTADAAAGAWNPLTATGTSREEARRLADDALHGIRLALRDAEFADGKLVHVLLAHELRTSVDRAFGTTSCSHGTPGPGQGPVPGNPYAGGPSGPYDPYGGGNPYGGGAGGPAGPGGPGGLPPQFGGGAPQAPKPRGFLAGCAAFTWLFCTCQICCAKEYEGPWSRKKREGCCRDCNCDGGCGNCDCCCPCDGC encoded by the coding sequence ATGTTCGGAATCGTCAGACCCTGCACACACCGGCTCACCGACGGACTCAAAGTCGAGTGGATGGCCCACCTCTGCGGCCTCTGCCTGGCACTTCGCGCGGACCACGGGCAGTTCGCCCGGGTCGTCACCAACTACGACGGGCTCATTGTCTCGGTTCTGACGGAGGCTCAGACCGGCGCGGTGGCGAGCGGGCGGCGCACCGCGGGCCCCTGCCCGCTGCGCGGGATGCGGACCGCGCCCGTGGCCCAGGGGGAGGGTGCGCGCCTCGCCGCCGCCGTCTCGCTCGTTCTCGCCTCGGCGAAGGTACGGGACCACGTCGCCGACCGGGACGGCCTGTTGGCGCGCAAGCCCGTCGCCGCGGCGGCCCGCCGGGTCGCCCGCTCCTGGGACCGGGCCGGCGCCAGGACCGGCCGCGCCCTCGGCTTCGACACCGCCGTCCTCGTCGACGCGGTCGACCGGCAGACCGGGCTCGAGTCCCTCGCCGGCCTCGGGACCCCGCTGCTCGCCGTCACCGAGCCGACCGAGACCGCGACCGCTGCCGCCTTCGCGCACACCGCGGTCCTCGCGGGGCGCCCGGACAACGCGGCGCCGCTCGCCGAGGCCGGCCGGCTCTTCGGCCGCCTCGCCCACCTCCTCGACGCCGTCGAGGACCAGACCGCGGACGCGGCGGCGGGCGCCTGGAACCCGCTCACCGCGACCGGCACCTCCCGGGAGGAGGCCCGCCGGCTCGCCGACGACGCCCTGCACGGGATCCGCCTCGCGCTGCGGGACGCCGAGTTCGCCGACGGCAAGCTCGTCCACGTCCTCCTCGCCCACGAGCTCCGGACGTCGGTGGACCGCGCCTTCGGCACGACGAGCTGCTCGCACGGGACGCCGGGACCGGGCCAGGGTCCGGTACCGGGCAATCCGTACGCGGGCGGGCCCTCGGGCCCGTACGACCCCTACGGGGGCGGGAACCCCTACGGAGGCGGCGCGGGCGGCCCGGCCGGACCGGGCGGGCCCGGCGGGCTGCCGCCGCAGTTCGGCGGCGGAGCGCCCCAGGCACCCAAGCCGCGCGGCTTCCTCGCCGGGTGCGCCGCCTTCACCTGGCTGTTCTGCACCTGCCAGATCTGCTGCGCCAAGGAGTACGAGGGCCCCTGGTCCCGGAAGAAGCGCGAGGGCTGCTGCCGGGACTGCAACTGCGACGGCGGCTGCGGCAACTGCGACTGCTGCTGCCCCTGCGACGGCTGCTGA
- a CDS encoding amino acid ABC transporter permease yields the protein MSATLVKTPSTAPPAEPPPRVVATRRAGQWAAAAVVLVLLGLGLLSVVRNKAFQWDVVAEYFTAASVLRGLGLTLWLTALVMALGFVLGTLLAVFRMSANPVLRAVSWGYVWFFRSTPILVQLLFWFNIGALYPTVLGVHTVNLLGPVAVAVIGLTLHEAAYAAEVVRGGILSVDRGQIEAAQSLGLGRWRRLTRIVLPQAMRSIVPPAGNMLIGTLKGTSIVSVIAVQDLLYSTQLIYHRTYEVIPLLLVATLWYVAVTSVLSLGQHYVERYYARGTGSAR from the coding sequence ATGTCCGCGACTCTCGTCAAGACCCCCTCCACGGCCCCGCCGGCCGAGCCGCCTCCCCGTGTCGTCGCCACCCGGCGCGCCGGCCAGTGGGCCGCCGCGGCCGTCGTCCTCGTCCTCCTCGGCCTGGGACTCCTCTCGGTCGTCCGCAACAAGGCCTTCCAATGGGACGTCGTCGCCGAGTACTTCACGGCCGCGTCCGTCCTGCGCGGTCTGGGCCTCACCCTGTGGCTGACCGCCCTCGTCATGGCCCTGGGTTTCGTCCTCGGCACCCTGCTCGCCGTCTTCCGCATGTCCGCCAACCCGGTGCTTCGCGCGGTCAGTTGGGGGTACGTCTGGTTCTTCCGGTCCACCCCGATCCTCGTCCAGCTGCTGTTCTGGTTCAACATCGGCGCGCTCTATCCGACCGTCCTCGGCGTGCACACGGTCAACCTCCTCGGTCCCGTCGCCGTCGCCGTCATCGGCCTCACCCTGCACGAGGCCGCCTACGCCGCCGAGGTCGTGCGCGGCGGCATCCTCTCCGTCGACCGCGGCCAGATCGAGGCCGCCCAGTCCCTCGGCCTCGGCCGGTGGCGCCGGCTCACCCGGATCGTGCTGCCCCAGGCGATGCGCTCGATCGTCCCGCCGGCCGGGAACATGCTGATCGGCACCCTCAAGGGCACCTCGATCGTCTCCGTCATCGCCGTCCAGGACCTGCTCTACTCGACCCAGCTCATCTACCACCGCACGTACGAGGTCATCCCGCTGCTCCTCGTCGCCACCCTCTGGTACGTCGCCGTCACCTCGGTCCTCAGCCTCGGCCAGCACTACGTCGAGCGGTACTACGCCCGCGGAACCGGCAGCGCCCGATGA